Genomic DNA from bacterium:
GGCGATGAAGTCTCCCGAGAACGCCACGGCGGGCGCGAACCTCCAGGCCTTTGCGGCGGATCTTGTGGAGTTCTTCACGGCGGAGAAGGTTGCGGCGCATGAGTGACCCGCAATTCCTGCGTATCGAGCGCGCCGAATCCGTCGTAACAATCTTTCTCAACCGTCCCAAGCAGCTCAATGCGCTGAGTCTGGCGCTGATGGATGAGCTGGTGGCCGTGCTTAATGAGCTTGAAGCGGACGATGCGGTGCGCGCGGTGGTGCTGACAGGCAACGAGCGGGCCTTTGCCGCGGGTGCGGACATCGGCGACATGGCCGAAGCGACGCCTGTCACTATGCTGCAGCGCGACCAGTTTGCCAAATGGGACCGCATCCGCCGTTTCAAAAAGCCGCTGATTGCCGCCGTGTCGGGATTCGCGCTGGGGGGCGGCTGTGAGCTGGCCATGCTCTGTGACATGATTATCGCCTCCGAGAGCGCACAGTTCGCCCAACCGGAAATCAAGATTGGCGTGATGCCCGGCGCCGGAGGAACCCAGCGGCTGACGCGTGCCGTCGGCAAAGTCCGCGCAATGGAAATGGTGCTGACGGGTCGCCCGATTTCGGCAAAGGAGGCGCTGGCCGCCGGACTGGTCAATCGTGTGGTACCCATCGAGGTCTACCTTTCCGAAGCGCAGAAGCTGGCGCGGGAGATTGCGGCCATGCCACCTGTAGCGGTAAGGCTCGCCAAGGAATCGGTGCTCAAATGTTTTGATTCCTTCCTGCAGGACGGCCTCGAGTTCGAGCGCAAGAATTTCTATCTGCTCTTTTCCACCGAGGACCAGAAGGAAGGCATGGCGGCATTCTTGGAGAAGCGCGCGGCAGAGTACAAGGGACGGTAGAACCTGACAGGGGAGGCGAGCGTGGCGGACTTCGAGACAATCCTGTACGACAAAGGCGGCGCGGTGCTGACGATCACACTGAACCGCCCCGACCGCTACAACGCGCTCACGGAGCAGATGCATAAGGAACTGAGCGCGGCCTTAAAAGAAGCGGCGGCGGATCAGGGCGTGCGTGCAGTAATTCTCACCGGAGCGGGCAAGGCCTTTTGCAGCGGACAGGACCTGAAGGAGATCAAGGATCAGCCGGGCCGCAATCTGGGCGATTCGCTGCGCAAAAACTACAATCCGAATATTCTGCGCATCCGGCAGCTTGAAAAACCGGTGATTTGTGCGTTGAACGGCGTGGCGGCGGGCGCAGGGATGAGCGTTGCACTGGCCTGCGACGTGATTATCGCCGCCGAATCGGCAAGCATGATACAGTCCTTTGTCAATATCGGCCTGGTGCCGGATTCAGGTTCGACATGGTTCCTTGCGCAACAGGTCGGTTACTATCGCGCCTTCGAAATCACCTCCAGCGGTCGCAAATTGAACGCGGCGGAACTGAAGGAATTGGGATTAGTACACGAGGTGGTGTCCGAAACCAATCTGCTGCCCCGTGCGCGCGAACTTGCCGCGCATTACGCCGCCGCACCGACGAAGGCGATTGGTCTGATCAAGCGCGGCCTTCATCGCATGTTCACCTCCGACTTGCCCGCCGCGCTGGAGTATGAAGCTTACTTGCAGGAGATCGCGTCGCAATCGGAAGATTACCGCGAGGGCGTCGTGGCCTTCAACGAAAAGCGCAAGGCGGTGTTCAAGGGCGCGTGAGGCATAGTCGAACGATTAATCATAAGATTACAGGAGCACATCATGACGGACCAGGAAAAGGATCAGCGAATAGTCGAAAAGGTCTCGCGCGGGGACACGGTCAACAGCCCCGACGAGATGAGTGAAGGCTATAAGCAGAGTCTATCGCATTTGATGCTCATGCAGGCGGATTCGGAATTGGCGGGGGCGTTCGGTTACGTGCCGTGGATCATGAAAGCGATCTCCACCAAGGAGATGCTGACCGTCTCGGCCATCACCCACGATGAAGTGCGGCACGCGCGGGTCATGTATCAACTGCTCGAAGAACTGGGCGTGGACGTCGAATCACGCGTCAAGCAGTTCGATTACACGCTGCGGGTCGGCGACGAGATCGAACTGGGCACGACCCGTCCGGCCACCGATCAGCGCGTGAATATCTTCTATTATCCGATTCCCACGTGGTACGATTTCATCATGTTCAACGTGCTGCAGGATCGTGGCGCGGGACACCAGTTGCAGGATGCGACGGAGAGTTCCTACGGGCCGTGGCGCGCAGTGATGGAAGGCATCATGAAGGAAGAAGAGATGCACATCGCGCACGGCGACTACTGGCTGAAGCGGCTGGGACGCGACCCTAAACACAAGGAAGCGACGCAGGAAGCGCTCGACCGCTGGTTCCCCCGCGTGATGAACGTCTTCGGCAGACCTAACAGTCCGCGCAATGCGACCTATCGCAAGTATGGCCTGAAGAAACGCGACAATCATGAAGTGCGCATGACGTTTGCCAAGGAAGTATTCGGCGTGGTCGACGAAGCCGGACTGAAGCATCCGGTGTGGGACGCTCCCGCGGATTGGGAAAAATTGCCGGCCGATGGCGTGGTGGCGGGGTAAACATGTCCAAGAAGAAGATCACCCGCGAAACCACCGTCGCCGAAATCCTCGCCGTCAATCCGGCGCTGATCGAAGTGTTCGACGACTGGGGTTTGCACCTCGTGCCGTCCACCGCCGTGGCGATGAATGCTCCGCTTTACAAGGCGGCCTCGTGGCATGCGATCCGCGACGCGGACAGGCTGGTGGCCGAACTCAATTCCAAACTGCACCAGGACCCGCACCAGACCGTTTTGAACACCAACGGGCATAACGGCCACACATGAGCGATGTGCCGTTCCGCAAAGTCTGCCGTGTCGAGGATGTCCCCGATGGCCGGGGAATCACCGTGCAGCTCGATAATAGTGAGCTGGCAATCTTCCGCGACAAGGAGAAACTCTGGTGCACCGAAGGCCGCTGCCCGCACGCCTTCGAACTGATGAGCAAGGCGGTGCTCGAAAACGGCACGGTGGAATGCCTTGCGCACCACTATTGCTATGAACTGACGTCAGGCAAGGCCATCAAACCTATACCCGGCGCGGCATTTCTGAAGCTCTACCCGCTGAAAGTGGAAGACGGCGACGTGCTGGTTGCCTTCGAAGGAGGCGACGATGAGTGGTGATCGCATCGAAGGCAAACGGTTGCGCCTGCGTCCGGCGAGACGCGAGGATATTCCCGTCCTTTATGAATGGTACCGCGATCCCAAACTGATGTCGCTCTATGACGGCATCGCTTTCTCCGCCGAAAGCCTCGACACGTTCCGCGATCAATACGGCTTCTGGCTGGACAACGACGTGGACTTCGGTCTCGCCGGATCTTTCATCATGGAATTGCTCGAGACGGGCCGCGCTATCGGCGAATGCTCGTGGATGATGGTGGACCGCACCGGACCGGACAGCCCCGGCATCTATCAAATCGGTGGTTTGATTGGTCCGCCCGAACTGCGCGGCAAGGGCCTCGGCACCGAAGCGCTGCGGCTGCTGCGCGATTTTCTGTTTGCCGAACAGGACGCGCACCGCCTTGAAGCGCTGACCGTGGCCTTCAACACCGGCGCGATGAAGACGCTGCATCACAACGGCTTTGTGCGCGAAGGCGTGCTGCGGGAGGCCGTGATGGTGGACGGTCAGTGGCGCGACCGCGTCATCTTTTCCCTGCTCCGGCGGGAATGGGAGAGCGGCGCGGCTCCTCAGACCGATTTCCCGGCCGATTAAGCGATTCATATTCCCTAAACCTATTCGAGATTTTATGACCACCTTAACACCGATTCAAGAAAAAAAAGCTACCGATACCGTCTATTCCAATCTGATCGGCGGCAAGCGCGTTCCGGCCAAATCAGGGCGAACGCTTCCCATTACCAACCCCGCCACGGGAGAATCCCTCGGCACGTGTCCGGCCTCGGATGCGGCGGATGTGGATGCCGCGGTGAAGGTCGCGCGCAATGCGCTCGATGGCAAGTGGGGACGCATGGCGCCCGGCCAGCGCACCAAACTGCTGTTTCGCGCCGCGCAGCTCCTCGATGAGCGCGCCGCCGAACTGGCCGAGATCGAAAGCCGCAACAACGGCAAAGTCGTAGCCCATGTGATGGGCGAAATCAAGCAGGCGGTGGAGGATCTGGAGTTCTTTGCCGGCGCGGTGACCAAGGTCAGCGGCTCGGTTCCTCCCCTGCACGGCGCGTTCTTCGGCTATACGGTCAAAGAGCCGGTCGGCGTGGTTGGCGCCATCACGCCGTGGAACTACCCGCTGATGCTCGAAGTGTGGAAGCTTGCCCCCGCCCTCGCTGCCGGTTGCACGGTGGTGCTCAAGCCTTCCGAACTCACACCCATCACGGCCAATCTGCTGGCGGAGATTCTGCTTGAAGCGGGAATCCCCGAGGGCGTGGTAAATGTGGTGCACGGTCTCGGCGCGGAAGCCGGCGCGGCGCTGGTATCCCACCCGGATGTGGACAAGATCACCTTCACCGGCGGCACCGTGACGGGCCGGGCGATCATGCGCGAGGCCGCGGCCACCATGAAACGGCTCACGCTGGAACTGGGCGGCAAATCTCCCGCCATCGTGTGTGAAGACGCCGTGTTCGAAGATGCGCTCTACGGCTCGCTCTTTTCCATCTTCTATTCGGCGGGGCAATCCTGCGAAGCCCGCAGCCGCATTTACGTCCACGAATCCATCTACGACAAGTTCGTGGACCGCTTCGTGTCCGCGGCGCAGGCGCTGAAGGTCGGCGATCCGATGGACAAGGCCACGCACATCGGCGCGCTGGTGTCTCCCGAACGCATGGCCTTGATGGATTCCTTTGTGGAAGCGGCCAGGCGCGACGGCGGCAGGATTCTGACCGGCGGACACCGCCTTACCGAAGGCCCGCTGGCTCGTGGCAACTTTTATGCGCCGACCGTCATCGACAATTTGCCGGAGAGCAGCCGCTGCGTGCAGGAGGAGATCTTCGGCCCTATCGCCGTCATTTCCAAATGGACAAATGACGAGGAAGTCATCGGTATGGCCAACGGCGTTATCTACGGCCTCGCTGCCGCGGTGTGGACGCAAAACCTGAACCGCGCCCAGAAATTCGTTCGCGCCATCCGGTCGGGAATCGTGGCGGTAAACACCTTTGCCACGGCGTTGCCCGGTCTGCCTTTCGGCGGCTACAAGCAATCCGGTTTCGGCAGAGAACTGTCTCTGGAAACCATGGAAGCCTATCTGGAAACCAAGACCGTGTTGATCGGAGCCAGCGGCAAGCCGGTGAATCCGTTCGGTCTAAAAGCGTAATCCAAAATCATACTGGAGTTCTTATGTATGCCATTATTGGGGCCACCGGCAATACCGGACGCGTCATTGTGGAGGAGTTGCTTTCTCATGGGCAGAAGGTGCGAGCCATTGCCCGCAATGCTGATCATCTCAAAGCACTGTCCGCCAAAGGGGCGGAGGCATTTGTCGGGTCGGTAGATGACGATGAGGCCATGACTCGCGCCTTCACCGGCGCGACGGCGGTGTATGCGATGATTCCGCCAAACTACGCCGCGCCGGGCGGATTTCGCGCCTACCAGAATGAAGCCGCCAATGTGATCGCCACGGCCATCGAGCGCACGGGGGTGAAGTATGTGGTGGTCCTGTCCAGCATCGGCGCGGAACACGCGGAGCACACCGGCCCGGTCAAGGGCCTGCACGATTTCGAGCAGCGCCTGAGTAAACTGTCCGGCGTGAACGTGCTCTTTTTGCGGCCGACGTTCTTCATGGAAAATACTCTGGCCAATATCGGTCTCATCAAGCAGATGGGCATCAACGGCGGGGCGGTCAAGGCGGACCTGCCGATTGCCATGATTGCCGCGCGCGACGTCGGCATGTACGCCGCCAAGCGTCTGCTGGCCCTCGACTTCTCCGGCAAGACCGTACAGGACCTGCTGGGTCCGCGCGAGATTACCTGGACCGAAGCGACGCGGATCATCGGCGACGCCATTGGCAAGCCGGAACTGCGTTACGTGCAGTTTCCTTATGACGACGCGGTGAATGGCATGGTCTCGATGGGACTGCCCCGGCAGATCGCTGAACTGTTCATCGAACTCAGCCGCGCGGCCAATGATGGACTGATTGTGCCTTCGAAGCCGCGCTCTCCCGAGAGCACGACGCCCACGCCGTTCGAACAGTTTGTTGAAGAAGAATTCGCGCCGGCAATCATGCGGCCCTAAGCACTTTTCTCACCGCGCGCCTCCGCGTCGGGATCTCCGGTTTTATCTTCGCTCACGTCGTTCCTTTCCATGTCTGTTATCGCTTCATCAGTGTCCGACGGCTTCACCGCGGTGCGCGTTTCCTGCGCGCACTGCGGCTTGCCCGTGCCCGCCGCTCGGCGGTCTGTCAGCCGTGACGAGCAGTTTTGCTGCACGGGCTGCGAAGCCGTGTGGCAAATTTTGCATGAGTGCGACCTGACCGAGTATTACCGGCTGCGTGACGCTTATGGCGAAGACTCTCCCCGCGCCGCACACATCAGCGGCAAATCCTTTGACTATCTGGACGATCCGCACTTCCTCGCCCGCTTCGCCTCGCCGCGCGACAAGGGCGGTGTCCGCGTGGAATTTTATCTTGAAGGCGTGCATTGCATCGCCTGCAGTTGGCTGGTGGAGAAAATTCTGCTGGAACGCGAAGGCGCGCGTTTTGCACGGCTGGATCAGGGCAAGGCCACGCTTGAAGTGATCTTCGACCCGCTGACGGTCAAACTCAGCCGTCTGGCCACGGCGCTGGACCGCATAGGCTATACGCCGCACGCCATTGCCGAGGATGATCTCTCCTCCGCGCGCAAAAAAGAAACGCGCCGTCTGCTGGCCCGCATGGGTATTGCCGGAGCCTCGGCGATGAACATCATGCTGCTGGCCATTTCCCAGTACGGCGGCGACTACACGGGTATGGACGCCGGAATCTCCGCGCTCTTCCGCTGGGTAAGTTTCGGCCTGGCGCTCCCTGCCGTGCTCTATTCAGCCTTCCCCTACTATCGCGGGGCGTGGAGCGGACTGCGGCGGCGAATGCTGCACATGGACCTGCCCATCAGTCTCGGCATTGTTTCCGCGTTTCTGGTCAGTGCTGTGGCAACATTTCAAAATCGCGGTGAAGTTTATTATGACAGCGTCTGCATGCTCATCTTCCTGCTGCTGGCAGGGCGGTTGCTTTTGCAGCGCGCAGGCCGCTGGGCCTCCGATGCCGGGGAGCGGTTGCTGGCGTTGACGCCACGCACGGTGCACGTGCTGACAGAAAATGGACTGCAAGACACGCTGCTGGCCGAGGTCGGCCCCGGTGCATCGCTCCGCATTCTTCCCGGCGAAATCGTGCCGGTGGACGGCACGGTGCAGAGCGCAAGCGGCTGGACGCGGGAGTCTCACCTGACGGGAGAAGCCGCGCCGGTAAAACATGTTCAGGGTGAGCTGGTGTATGCCGGTTCAGTGGTTGAGCAGTCGCCGCTGGATATCTGCGCAACTGCCGTAGGCGAGACCACGCGGCTTTCACGGCTGGCCGCCATGATGCAGGATGCCGCACAGCGCCGCGCACCGATCCTCTCCCTGATGGATCGTATCGCCGGCTATTTCGTTGCGGGCGTGCTCATCCTCGCGGGCTTGACGGCGCTGGTATGGGCGTTCAAAGACCCATCCAAAATTCTTTGGAACACCGCCGCGATGCTGGTGGTGGCCTGCCCCTGCGCGCTCGGGTTGGCGACGCCTGTCGCGCTGGCCGTAGCTATGGGCCGCGCGGCGCGTCGGGGAATCTTCATTAAAGGCCATGACGGCGTGGAGCGTCTCGCTTCGGTCGATCATGTGATTCTTGACAAGACCGGGACACTGACCGAAGGCAGACTTTCCGTTGTTGACGCGCGTTTTGCCGGCGGCAGCACGGAAGCCGGGATTCTGAAAGCGGTCGCTGCGCTGGAAAAGCTCTCGGGCCATGCTATCGCCACGGCCTTTCAGGAAATCGAAACCTCCGACAGCCGCGTGGAGGCCTGCCATGTGCATCCCGGCGCGGGGGTAGAGGGGGATGTGGATGGCGTCCGTTACGCCGTCGGCTCCGAAACCTTTGTGCGCCGTCATGTGCCGGCAATTCCCGCCGCGCTGTCCGCCTTTGCCGCCGAATGTGCTGCCCGTGCCTTAAGCGTGGTCTGGGTCGCCCGGGGAAGCGAAGTTGTTGCCGTGCTCGGTTTGGGAGACCGCATCCACAGCGACGCCCGCGCTGCCGTCGAACGTGCCCGTTCTCTGAACCTTGAGCTGGAAATTCTCTCCGGAGATCAACCGCAATCGGTGGCACATGTCGCCGCGGAGTTGCATATTAGCCAGTGTGCCGGGCACGTTTCACCGGAACAGAAGCTGGAGCATGTGGAGAACCTGCTGCGACAGGGGCACCGCGTGGCGATGGTGGGGGATGGGGTCAATGACGCCGCCGCCCTCAGCCGCGCCACGGTGGGCATTTCCGCTGCGGGCTCTGCCGAAGTCGCGCGCGATGCGGCTGATGTGTTTATCTCCGCACACCGTGGACCGGCGGCCATTGCCGACGCCTTGAGCCTCTCACGCCGCGCCATGAGCGTCATCCGCCTCAATCTGGCGATTGCCGTCGCCTACAATCTTTTCGGCGCTGCGCTGGCGATCACCGGCCATGTCGGCCCGCTGGTTGCCGCGATCCTGATGCCGATTTCCTCGCTGACCGTCCTCTTAATTGCGAGCCGGGCCTGACCCATGAATATCATCTACCTGCTTCTGCCTCTCGCCCTCGGACTCGCCCTCGTCTTTGTTCTCTTTTACCTCTGGGCAGCCCGCCACGACCAATTCGACGACCTCGAATCGCCGGCCCGCCGTATCCTGTTCGACGATACTCCTCCACCGCAAAAATCTACAAAAAAATAATTCAGTGATCATCGCGCTATGACAAACATCTGTCCCCTTTCGGATGGGGAGGCTCGGGAATGACATCACAAGGCTCCCCCTCTCTCGAAACCTTTGCTTATGATGACGCCATCACCCGCAAGTTCACCCTTGCCGCCCTCGTGTGGGGCGTGGTGGGCATGGCAGCGGGCATCATTGTCGCCGCCGAACTGGCTTTCTATCAACTGAACGGCGGCATTCCGTGGCTCACCTTTGGCCGCATGCGCCCGATTCACACCAATGCGATCATCTTCGCGTTCGCCATGAATGCGATCTTCGCCGCGGTGTACTATTCGACGCAGCGGCTCCTGAAGACGCGCATGGCGTCAGATCTTCTTTCCCGCATCCATTTCTGGGGATGGCAGGTCATCATCGTGCTCGCGGCGGTATCGCTCTCGTTGGGACTCACCAGTTCCAAGGAATACGCCGAACTCGAGTGGCCGATTGATATCCTGATTGCCGGCGTGTGGGTCATTTTCGGCATCAATTTCTTTATGACCATAGCGAGGCGGCGGGAACGGCATCTGTACGTCGCACTCTGGTTCTACATCGCCACCATTGTCACCATTGCCCTGCTGCACATCGTCAATAATTTGGAAATTCCGGTCAACTGGATCAAAAGTTATTCGTTGTACGCGGGAGTGCAGGATGCGGTTACACAGTGGTGGTATGGCCACAATGCGGTGGGATTCGTGCTTACCACGCCGTTCATCGGTATGATGTATTACTTCCTGCCCAAAGCGGCGGGGCGTCCGGTGTACAGCTACCGTTTGTCCGTCGTGCACTTCTGGGCGCTGGTATTTGTTTACATCTGGGCCGGCCCGCACCACCTGCATTACACGTCGCTGCCCGACTGGGCGCAGACGCTGGGCATGGTCTTCAGCCTTGTGCTCTGGATTCCTTCCTGGGGCGGCATGCTGAACGGTCTTCTGACTCTGCGCGGCGCATGGGATAAGGTGCGCGAAGATCCGATTTTGAAGTTCATGGCCGTGGCGGTCACCTTTTACGGCATGTCGACCTTCGAAGGTCCGATGATGGCCATCAAGTCGGTGAACTCCCTGACCCACTACACCGACTACACCATCGCTCATGTGCATGCCGGCACGCTCGGCTGGGTGGGCTTCATGGTCTTCGGCGTCTTCTATTACATGATTCCCCGCCTCTGGCGCCGGCCGCTGTTCTCGCAGAAAATGGCCAACACTCATTTCTGGATCGCCACCATCGGCATCCTGCTCTACATTATTCCCATCTGGACGGCGGGTATTATGCAGGGGCTTATGTGGCGCGGTTTCGACGCCGATGGCATGCTGCTCTATCCCAACTTTATCGAGACCACGCAGAAAATTCTGCCCTTTTATCATCTGCGGTTGCTGGGCGGTCTGCTTTATCTTTCCGGCTTCTTTGTGATGCTCTACAACCTGCGCAAGACCTGCGCCGGAGCCACAGACCTCTCGGATGAGCGCGCGCAGGCGCCGTCGCTGGCCGTGCAGGCCGCGCCGCAACTGGGTCCGCGCACGAGCTGGCATCATTTGCTGACCGGACAGCCCCTTGCCTTTACCATGTTTGCGCTGATTGTCGCGACCATCGGCGGTGTGGTGGAAATCGCGCCCATGCTCATGCCCAAGAGCTATGTGCCCTTGTATGCGTCCGCTGCGGTGCCGTATACCCCGCTGGAACTGGAAGGCCGCGACATCTATATCCGCGACGGCTGCAATAATTGCCATTCGCAACAGATTCGTCCCATGCGCGACGAAGTGCTGCGCTACGGTGACTATTCCAAGCCGGGAGAGTCGGAATTCGACCATCCCTTCCTGTGGGGTTCGCGCCGCATCGGACCGGACCTTGCGCGCGTCGGCGGCAAATATCCCGACAACTGGCACTACCTGCACTTCCAGAATCCCCGCGCCACAACGCCCGGTTCCATTATGCCGGCCTACCCGTGGTTCTTCAAGAACAAGCTGAACACGGAAAGCACCGTCGACAAGCTGAATGTCATGCGCCGCCTCGGCGTACCCTATACGGATGACGACGTGAAGAACGCCTTGCCGGACCTGCACAATCAGGCCGCACAGATCGGCGCGAGACTTGCTGCCGAAGGCTACACCGGCATGGAAGACAAGGAGCTGGTGGCGCTGATTGCGTACCTGCAACGGCTGGGCAAGGTGCCGCCGCCGCATTTCGTCGCGGAGCGCCCATGATTCACGATGTCTTCAGCCACCTTGGATCGGTCTGGCCGCGCGTCGGCCTGCTGATCTTCCTGCTCTTTTTCGCAGTCGTACTGGCGTGGACGCTGCGCGGCGGACGCCACCGCTTCGACTATGAACGCAGTCTGCCGCTGGATGACGGACTGCAACCCCAGAACGCTGATTCCGACTCGCAGAGGATTTCCCATGAGCAAGGATAAACACACACCCGCCGATCACGCGCAGGACGACCGCGTGCTGCCGGATCATGATTACGATGGCATCCGCGAAGAGGACAACTCGCTGCCCAAATGGTGGGTGGGCCTGTTCTTTCTCCTCATTCTCTTTTCGCTGGTCTACATTCCCGTTGTGCATGTGCTCGATATTCTGCCGCGCGGCGAGTTGCAGAGGTCCGTAGCCCTCGCCGCGCGCGTGCAGGAACAGCGGCAACTTGCGCTCGAAGCCTCCGGTGCGCTGGATAAAGACCCGGTCGCGGCTGGACAGAAATATTTCAAGACCTTCTGCATCAACTGCCACGGTGCCTACGGTGAAGGTGGTCTCTGTCCGAACCTCACCGATGCCTATTGGATTCATACGCCCTATGCCGACAGCATTCGCATGGTCATTACCAATGGTGTGGCGGCCAAAGGCATGCCGACGTGGGGACCGGTGCTCGGTGACCGCAAGATCAAGTGCCTCGCCGCCTATGTGGGCACGCTCTATCTCAAGCCGCCGCCGGTTCCCGGCAAGAAGGCCGAGGGCATCGAGTATGATCTGGCCGCCATTCGCGCATCCGAAGGAACGAAACTTGCCGTAGCCGCCGATACGACTGCAAAGAAGAACTGATGGACTCTCATGCACTGCATCCACCGGACCTGTCGGTGACCATCGGTGAACATGGCCGCCGCAAATGGGTCTATTCCGACGTCGCTCATGGCCGCTTCACCCGCGCGCGTACCATTCTCTACAGCGTGCTCGTGCTGTTCTATGTTGCGGCGCCGTGGCTTTCGATTGCCGGTCAGCCCTTTCTACGGTTTGACATCCCTGCTCGCCGCTACAGCATTATCGGTATGACGTTTGTCCCCACCGACCTGTATCTGCTCGCGCTCTTTCTGCTTCTGGCCGCACTGGGAATGTTCTTTTTTTCCGCGCTGCTGGGGCGGCTGTGGTGCGGTTGGACCTGTCCGCAAACGGTTTACCTTGACGGCGTATTCCGCCGCATCGAACGCTGGATCGAAGGCACGCCGCTACAGCGCCGCAAACTGGATAATGGCCCGCATGATGATACCTACTGGGCAAAGAAGCTTGCCAAGCACACGCTGTTCGGTGCGTTCTCGCTGTTTCTCTCGCTCAGTTTCACCGCCTATTTTGTTGGGCCGCAGGCCAGTTTCGGCATGGTGCTGGGATCCGTGGCGGGACATTCTGCGGCGCTTATCACGGCGCTGATTATTGCCGCGGCATCCTACGCCAACTTCGCCTGGTTTCGCGAGCAGTTCTGCACCTTCCTCTGTCCCTATGCCCGCTTCCAATCGGTCATGCTGGATGACCACTCGCTGATTGTCGGGTATGATCCCCAGCGCGGCGAGCCGCGCGGCATGCTGCGCCCCACCGATCTGGCCAGTCGCGGCGATTGCATCGACTGCAAGCGTTGTGTGCAGGTCTGCCCCACGGGAATTGACATTCGCGACGGCCTGCAGTTGGAATGCATCAGTTGCACCGCCTGCATTGATGCCTGCGATACCGTGATGGACCGCATCGGCAAACCGCGCGGTCTGGTACGTTATGATTCCCTCGCGGGAATTGCCCGCAAGCCCCGCCGCGTCATCCGTGCCCGGGTACTGCTCTACGCGGTGGTGATGGCGGTACTGCTCGTGGGCTTCATCACCCGCCTTTCCAGTCGCGAAGCAGTGGCGCTGACGGTAGCGCGCGCGCCGGGATTGCCCTACCTTGCGCAAAATGACGGCAAGGTGCGCAACACCTTTAACCTTTACATCACCAACACCGAAGCCCATTCGGAAACCGTCACGGTCTCTGTCATCGGCCCTGCGGGGGTGGACCTGCTTGTTCCCGGCCAGCCCTTTGAAGTGGGTGGGGGAGAGCGCATCAACGCCGAAGCCTTTGTAATGCTTCCGGCGGCGCAAATCCGTTCATCGGAAACTCCCCTCACCTTCCGCCTGACGCAGGGGGACAACTTGTTAAGCACGCAGCCCGCCGTATTTCTTGGCCCCATTCACTCGACGGCAAAATAGACTTATGACTCCACGCTCTTTTCGTATTCGCTTTTGGCCGACCGGCCTGCTGATGTCCTTTACCGCCTTCATCGCCGTGGATGTCGCTTTCGTCACTACGGCCTTCCGCCATCAGCCGCAGATGGTCAGTGAGCATTACTATGCGGACGGCTTCAATTTACGGCAGATCGCCGAACGCAAAGCCGCCACGGATGCCACCGGCTGGGCCGTGCACGCACGCTGCCTTCCCGCAACGGAGTCGGAGAGTCCGCTGGTGGAACTGAACGTCACCGGGCGTGACGGTCTGCCCTGCGATTCTCTTGCAGGCACAGCCAGCTTCTACCGTCCCAGTGACAAATCGCTGGACATCCAGCCGCTCCCCTTGCGCTTCATGGGCACAGGCCGTTACTTCGTTGTGCTTCCGCACCCGCTTGCCCACGGTGGATGGCAGGTGGTGGCGCACCTGGCGCGCGGCTCTCAGCAATCGGACATGCGGCTCAATCTGTTTGCGGAGAACTAAGTGGACGCTGCGCTTGCTCCTGATCTGGCCGCTGC
This window encodes:
- the ccoN gene encoding cytochrome-c oxidase, cbb3-type subunit I translates to MTSQGSPSLETFAYDDAITRKFTLAALVWGVVGMAAGIIVAAELAFYQLNGGIPWLTFGRMRPIHTNAIIFAFAMNAIFAAVYYSTQRLLKTRMASDLLSRIHFWGWQVIIVLAAVSLSLGLTSSKEYAELEWPIDILIAGVWVIFGINFFMTIARRRERHLYVALWFYIATIVTIALLHIVNNLEIPVNWIKSYSLYAGVQDAVTQWWYGHNAVGFVLTTPFIGMMYYFLPKAAGRPVYSYRLSVVHFWALVFVYIWAGPHHLHYTSLPDWAQTLGMVFSLVLWIPSWGGMLNGLLTLRGAWDKVREDPILKFMAVAVTFYGMSTFEGPMMAIKSVNSLTHYTDYTIAHVHAGTLGWVGFMVFGVFYYMIPRLWRRPLFSQKMANTHFWIATIGILLYIIPIWTAGIMQGLMWRGFDADGMLLYPNFIETTQKILPFYHLRLLGGLLYLSGFFVMLYNLRKTCAGATDLSDERAQAPSLAVQAAPQLGPRTSWHHLLTGQPLAFTMFALIVATIGGVVEIAPMLMPKSYVPLYASAAVPYTPLELEGRDIYIRDGCNNCHSQQIRPMRDEVLRYGDYSKPGESEFDHPFLWGSRRIGPDLARVGGKYPDNWHYLHFQNPRATTPGSIMPAYPWFFKNKLNTESTVDKLNVMRRLGVPYTDDDVKNALPDLHNQAAQIGARLAAEGYTGMEDKELVALIAYLQRLGKVPPPHFVAERP
- the ccoS gene encoding cbb3-type cytochrome oxidase assembly protein CcoS gives rise to the protein MNIIYLLLPLALGLALVFVLFYLWAARHDQFDDLESPARRILFDDTPPPQKSTKK
- a CDS encoding NAD(P)H-binding protein gives rise to the protein MYAIIGATGNTGRVIVEELLSHGQKVRAIARNADHLKALSAKGAEAFVGSVDDDEAMTRAFTGATAVYAMIPPNYAAPGGFRAYQNEAANVIATAIERTGVKYVVVLSSIGAEHAEHTGPVKGLHDFEQRLSKLSGVNVLFLRPTFFMENTLANIGLIKQMGINGGAVKADLPIAMIAARDVGMYAAKRLLALDFSGKTVQDLLGPREITWTEATRIIGDAIGKPELRYVQFPYDDAVNGMVSMGLPRQIAELFIELSRAANDGLIVPSKPRSPESTTPTPFEQFVEEEFAPAIMRP
- a CDS encoding heavy metal translocating P-type ATPase; this translates as MSVIASSVSDGFTAVRVSCAHCGLPVPAARRSVSRDEQFCCTGCEAVWQILHECDLTEYYRLRDAYGEDSPRAAHISGKSFDYLDDPHFLARFASPRDKGGVRVEFYLEGVHCIACSWLVEKILLEREGARFARLDQGKATLEVIFDPLTVKLSRLATALDRIGYTPHAIAEDDLSSARKKETRRLLARMGIAGASAMNIMLLAISQYGGDYTGMDAGISALFRWVSFGLALPAVLYSAFPYYRGAWSGLRRRMLHMDLPISLGIVSAFLVSAVATFQNRGEVYYDSVCMLIFLLLAGRLLLQRAGRWASDAGERLLALTPRTVHVLTENGLQDTLLAEVGPGASLRILPGEIVPVDGTVQSASGWTRESHLTGEAAPVKHVQGELVYAGSVVEQSPLDICATAVGETTRLSRLAAMMQDAAQRRAPILSLMDRIAGYFVAGVLILAGLTALVWAFKDPSKILWNTAAMLVVACPCALGLATPVALAVAMGRAARRGIFIKGHDGVERLASVDHVILDKTGTLTEGRLSVVDARFAGGSTEAGILKAVAALEKLSGHAIATAFQEIETSDSRVEACHVHPGAGVEGDVDGVRYAVGSETFVRRHVPAIPAALSAFAAECAARALSVVWVARGSEVVAVLGLGDRIHSDARAAVERARSLNLELEILSGDQPQSVAHVAAELHISQCAGHVSPEQKLEHVENLLRQGHRVAMVGDGVNDAAALSRATVGISAAGSAEVARDAADVFISAHRGPAAIADALSLSRRAMSVIRLNLAIAVAYNLFGAALAITGHVGPLVAAILMPISSLTVLLIASRA